From Streptomyces sp. NBC_00775, one genomic window encodes:
- a CDS encoding PE-PGRS family protein translates to MAEFRRQPEWQQDANRHSTLRDPVLTVKPISRFDYTARRQMTAIDHALVFVTAKGSYDVYIPPHRPSRSDAATRRYTSVYEVDMGSHPVQLDLELPSDDDAFSFGATADLTWRVADPIAYVASGERDVPTRLTRELHQFARPVSRRFPIEDSPSAERAVQQAVETGGFAAGIGLAVTCVVRLRLDDEAIAHRKRQRTLRYESEMLDPEHEFRLRQARLQHELEFLHQQQNHQLITEKINFYQYHLQHGGVGAWALHLAQHPEDTQLVVGSIQRDQLSIIKTQLELIAGDTLEDFQKAESARSTLRAVNDLIQQQTSPAQDGGQAALPAGATPGQPYVPPQPPYPGQPSHPGQPPQPGAQPYAPQPPSSGQPPYAGQAPYAGQPPYAGQAAPPPAPPQQPYSPAPQDQPPAPPYGRQQPPGAPYGPPQPPSAPYAPPPPYAAAGPTPVVPPAPGTGEPATSDVPPQDSPEAGSA, encoded by the coding sequence ATGGCGGAGTTCCGCCGTCAGCCGGAGTGGCAGCAGGACGCGAACAGGCACAGCACGCTGAGAGACCCCGTGCTGACCGTGAAGCCCATCTCGCGCTTCGACTACACCGCCCGGCGTCAGATGACCGCGATCGACCACGCGCTCGTCTTCGTCACCGCCAAGGGCTCGTACGACGTCTACATCCCGCCGCACCGGCCGAGCCGTTCGGACGCGGCGACCCGCCGCTACACCTCGGTGTACGAGGTGGACATGGGCAGCCACCCGGTGCAGCTGGACCTGGAACTGCCCAGCGACGACGACGCGTTCTCCTTCGGCGCCACGGCCGATCTGACCTGGCGGGTGGCGGATCCGATCGCGTACGTGGCGAGCGGTGAGCGCGATGTGCCCACGCGGCTGACCCGTGAACTCCACCAGTTCGCACGGCCGGTCAGCCGCCGCTTCCCCATCGAGGACAGCCCGTCCGCCGAGCGCGCGGTCCAACAGGCCGTCGAGACAGGCGGTTTCGCGGCCGGCATCGGCCTCGCCGTGACCTGTGTCGTACGCCTTCGGCTGGACGACGAGGCGATCGCGCACCGCAAGCGTCAGCGCACCCTGCGCTACGAGTCCGAAATGCTCGACCCCGAGCACGAGTTCCGGCTGCGTCAGGCCCGGCTCCAGCACGAGCTGGAGTTCCTGCACCAGCAGCAGAACCATCAGCTGATCACCGAGAAGATCAACTTCTACCAGTACCACCTCCAGCACGGCGGCGTCGGCGCCTGGGCCCTGCACCTCGCCCAGCACCCCGAGGACACCCAGCTGGTCGTCGGCTCCATCCAGAGGGACCAACTGTCCATCATCAAGACCCAGTTGGAACTGATCGCCGGGGACACCCTGGAGGACTTCCAGAAAGCCGAGTCCGCCCGCTCGACCCTGCGCGCCGTCAACGACCTGATCCAGCAGCAGACCTCGCCGGCGCAGGACGGCGGCCAGGCGGCGCTGCCCGCGGGGGCGACACCCGGACAGCCGTACGTACCGCCGCAGCCGCCGTATCCGGGCCAGCCGTCCCACCCCGGCCAGCCGCCACAGCCCGGCGCACAGCCGTACGCACCTCAGCCTCCCTCCTCCGGTCAGCCTCCGTACGCCGGCCAGGCCCCGTACGCCGGTCAGCCCCCGTACGCCGGTCAGGCCGCGCCACCTCCCGCCCCTCCGCAGCAGCCGTACAGCCCGGCACCGCAGGACCAGCCACCGGCACCGCCGTACGGCCGGCAGCAGCCGCCAGGTGCCCCGTACGGCCCGCCGCAGCCGCCCAGCGCCCCCTACGCACCGCCGCCGCCGTACGCCGCCGCGGGCCCCACCCCCGTCGTGCCCCCGGCCCCCGGCACGGGAGAGCCCGCCACCTCCGACGTACCGCCGCAGGACTCCCCCGAAGCGGGGTCCGCGTGA
- a CDS encoding M48 family metalloprotease, with product MSQPPEPASPEPQYPGTATPPPEYPGTSAPPPSYPGAATPPQYPGAATPPPYPGAPAAPPPYPQATPAPPQYPTAPPAYPGAPPQHPGAAAPYPGPAPQYPAQAPQPAPFVPRPAVAPDDLDYRHQGSRVHVAAHQRGADATAIGQLATQIPGFLVSFAVVAAVAVPLFGSVVGWLVVLAWLASGALVFHRPTELLFARRVVKLRAPLAEERARLEPIWREVTARAGIEADTYELMVENSDDLNASAVAGHVVSVTTYSLNRIPSSNLAAVLAHELGHHTGGHAWAGLLGHWYSLPGRIAWALTRGLARIALAVASVFSLAATGILVLFMGMFVVFGFIVAWYITIPLVIAPYLLAYAGRLGELRADQQAAALGFATEMAQVLHHFQAEEDAAKAYAAAQGKRLKEPGGLAKLLTSHPDNYTRLRALEPYLQLPR from the coding sequence ATGTCCCAGCCACCAGAACCGGCGTCCCCGGAGCCCCAGTACCCGGGCACGGCCACACCGCCGCCCGAGTACCCGGGCACCTCCGCTCCCCCGCCCTCGTACCCGGGAGCCGCCACCCCGCCGCAATACCCCGGCGCCGCGACCCCGCCCCCGTACCCGGGTGCCCCGGCCGCTCCCCCGCCCTACCCGCAGGCCACCCCCGCGCCGCCCCAGTACCCGACGGCACCTCCCGCTTACCCCGGCGCGCCCCCGCAGCACCCGGGAGCCGCGGCTCCGTACCCCGGCCCCGCCCCGCAGTACCCCGCCCAGGCCCCGCAGCCGGCCCCCTTCGTGCCGCGGCCCGCCGTCGCGCCCGACGACCTCGACTACCGCCACCAGGGCTCCCGCGTCCACGTGGCGGCTCATCAGCGGGGTGCCGACGCCACCGCGATAGGGCAGCTGGCGACGCAGATCCCGGGTTTCCTGGTGAGCTTCGCCGTGGTCGCGGCGGTCGCGGTGCCCTTGTTCGGCTCGGTGGTGGGATGGCTGGTCGTGCTGGCCTGGCTGGCCTCCGGGGCCCTCGTCTTCCACCGGCCCACCGAGCTGCTCTTCGCCCGGCGCGTGGTCAAGCTGCGGGCGCCGCTGGCGGAGGAGCGGGCGCGCCTGGAGCCGATCTGGCGCGAGGTCACCGCCCGCGCGGGCATCGAGGCGGACACCTACGAACTGATGGTGGAGAACAGCGACGACCTCAACGCGTCCGCGGTCGCCGGCCATGTCGTCAGCGTCACCACGTACTCGCTGAACCGGATCCCGAGCAGCAACCTCGCCGCCGTACTCGCCCATGAACTCGGTCACCACACCGGCGGTCACGCCTGGGCCGGGCTGCTCGGCCACTGGTACTCGCTGCCCGGCCGGATCGCCTGGGCGCTGACCCGGGGGCTCGCCCGGATCGCGCTCGCCGTCGCCAGTGTCTTCTCGCTGGCCGCGACCGGGATCCTGGTCCTCTTCATGGGGATGTTCGTGGTCTTCGGGTTCATCGTCGCCTGGTACATCACCATTCCCCTCGTCATCGCGCCCTACCTGCTCGCCTACGCCGGCCGCCTCGGCGAACTGCGCGCCGACCAGCAGGCCGCCGCCCTCGGCTTCGCGACCGAGATGGCCCAGGTCCTGCACCACTTCCAGGCCGAGGAGGACGCGGCGAAGGCGTACGCCGCCGCGCAGGGCAAGAGGCTCAAGGAGCCGGGCGGGCTGGCCAAGCTCCTGACCAGCCACCCGGACAACTACACCCGGCTGCGCGCCCTGGAGCCGTATCTGCAACTGCCGCGCTGA
- a CDS encoding Pycsar system effector family protein, with protein sequence MTTPGTLPVTGGARTAERLLTELRGEIARADSKASVLVAALGMTAGVFSGLLAGRGWTPRELTWAGTAVWWAGAAALALSLFALLLAVLPRYRRGSWAPGQPLCYFGDIQQAVREGQLAAALADTDRDPAAGLTAALTETSRIAARKHQWIRTGLIAFCAGTALLPTALLIG encoded by the coding sequence GTGACCACCCCCGGCACCCTGCCCGTGACCGGTGGCGCCCGCACCGCCGAGCGGCTGCTCACCGAGTTGCGCGGCGAGATCGCCCGGGCCGACAGCAAGGCGTCCGTGCTGGTGGCGGCGCTCGGGATGACGGCGGGGGTGTTCAGCGGGCTGCTGGCCGGGCGGGGCTGGACGCCGAGAGAGCTGACCTGGGCCGGGACCGCCGTGTGGTGGGCCGGGGCAGCCGCCCTGGCGCTCTCGCTGTTCGCGCTGCTCCTCGCCGTACTTCCCCGCTACCGCCGCGGCTCCTGGGCGCCCGGCCAGCCGCTGTGCTACTTCGGCGACATCCAACAGGCCGTACGCGAGGGCCAGTTGGCCGCCGCGCTCGCCGACACCGACCGCGACCCCGCCGCCGGACTCACGGCGGCGCTCACCGAGACCAGCCGTATCGCCGCCCGCAAGCACCAGTGGATCCGCACCGGCCTGATCGCCTTCTGCGCCGGCACGGCCCTGCTGCCCACCGCCCTGCTCATCGGCTGA